The sequence below is a genomic window from Acidobacteriota bacterium.
CTCTCCCCGGCGGCGGTGGAGCCGGCCGCCCAGTTCATCCGGAAAGAGCTCCGGAAGCTGAAGATGACGTTCAACTTCCTGGGCGACGAGGACAGGGTGGGCAGTCTCCTCAAGGCCCTTTCCTCCTCGCAGTCCGCGGAGGTGATCCTCCTCTGCCGGGAGATCCGCAAGACCCTGTCGCCCCGCCACAAGCTCGCCGTCCTCGCCGAGGAGGTCCTGGCCCGGGCCTCCGAGCCCGGCTCGTCGCTGGTGGCGGACATCCACCTGAACCAGCCGGCCCTGGAGAAGAACGTCCCCGAAATGCTCTTCCACATCCACGACGCGAAGATGGACGGGACCTTCCAGGTGAAGGACTCCCGGGGCCTGAATGCGACCCTGGACTTTGAAAAAGGCGACCTGGTCCACGCCGAAATCACGCCCGTGGACATGGACCGCGACAACGTGTTCTACTGGGCCTTCCTCCTCGAGCCCCGCGACGTGGAGTTGATCGTCTTCCGGCGGCCGGCGGAGGACGCGGCCCGGCCCGAGCGGCCCCCGCAGGAGGGGCTGCCGACGCCGCTCCTGCTCAAGGAAGCCCTCCTGCAGCGCGGGGAGGTCCGGCAGATGTCGGGGGCCATCCTGCTCCCCGAGTCCCGATTCTGCCGACGGCCCGCGGCCGAGGTGGCACTCCGGTTCCGGGGGGCCGAGGACCCCGACCACTGCATGCGGGTCTGGGAGGCGCTGGAGAAGCACCCCGACATCCCCACCCTCCAGGAGGTCACCCAGCTCAGCAAGTACGACCTGTACAAGATCCTCTTCTTCATGATCCGCAAGGGCCTGGCCGCCCTCTACACCGACGCCCGGCCGTCCGAGAAGAGCACCGTGGACGAAGGGCTCGCCATGCTCGACGAGTACCTCGGCCGCATCGCCGCCCGCCCGGTGCTCTTCAACCTGTACCGCGCCGCCTCGCAGCTGTGCGGGAGCCTCGCCGAATCCTCGGCCGACGGCACCGTCAAGGGGGCGATGAACGTCCTGGGGCGGTATTTCTCCGACGCCTGGGCCCAGCACCAGGTCTTCACCGAGACCAACCTGGACCTCTGCGCCCAGGTGGCGGGCCTCGTGGGGCTCTATGTCGCCAAGCCGTCCGGGGAGAACCGGAACGCCCTGCTCGACTACGTCCGGTTCGCCTTCGAGGAGACCATCGCCGCCGAGCCGGCCGCCCCCCCCGCGGAGGCCGCCCCGACTCCCCTCCAGGCCCTGGAGAGCATCGAACTGGGTTCCGACGCTTTCGACGAGGGGATCGACATCCTGTTCAACGACGAGTCGGTGGGCGATTTCCTCGGGGAGCTGGACCGGGCCTTCAGCGGGGGCGGGGCCGGGGAGGGCGTCGGCACGGGCGCGCGGGCGGCCTCCATGACCGCGGCGGAAGAAGAGATGCTCATGGAACTCTACGACCACATCGCGTCGGCCTACGTCAAACCGCTCAAGGACTTCATCCGGGAGATCAAGCTGAACAGCCGGATCAGCAAGCCCGTCTCCGCCAGCTGGCTCGAGATCGTCGAGCCGTCGCTTCGGCTCCTCCTGGGCTCGGCGGAGAAGATGGGGGCCGAGCGGATCTGCCGGGAGCTGGCCGGTCTGAAGACCGCACTGGAAGGGTACACGATGAGCGGCTCCATCCCCGACGCCGCCCAGCAGAAGATCCTGGCGCACTACGAGCAGTTGTCCGCGCTGCTGACGCGGACCTTCTCCCTCGTCCCGACGGAGGCCGACCTGAACAGCAAGAAGGAGGTCCTGATCACCCGCTTCATCCTCCGCCAGGTCACGGAACTCACCGAGAAACAGCGGAACCGGATCATCCTGGCCGGGCTCTCCACCTTCGACAAGTTCATGCAGAGCAGTCCCGACGAGATCGCCGCCGTGACGGGGCTGCCCCGCGAACTGAGCGAAGAGGTCTTCATGAAGTTCTACCAGTACCGGCACGTCTACTACCGGCCCGACGACGAGGAGTACCGTGACAAGTTCATCCGGGTGTTCGAGGTGAAGCTCAGCGTTCTCCGCGAGACCCACGCGGAGATCGAGAAGGTCGCCCTGATCCCCGACAGCCCGGAGACCCGCGAGCGGATGAAGATCCTCCAGGCCGACCGGCAGCAGACCTTCTGGGGCCTCATCATCCTTCTGTGCATCAAGGAGGAGTACGAGCTGATCGAGACCCTCCAGCACGCGGTCTACGAGGTACGCTTCCAGAAGCTGGAAGCATACCTCGAGAAGCTCTGCGCGGTCGATGCCGCCGCCTGAGACGTCCGTGCAGCCGCCGCGAGCTTTGAGGCGCCCCCGGGCGAACAAAGGGGTCCGCTTCGATTGAGAAAGAAAAAAATTCCTCTCCCGCATGTGAGATCCACCCGCGAATTTCTGCAAGTCGTTCGTGGGTCGGATGTACTGGCCACCGTCCGATGGTCGGACATCAGGGAAATACTGGCCTATAAATACGACCGGGTGAATACGGATGAAATTTGTCTCGGCTTTGTAACAAAGGAGAGCACGAGTGATTGGCTGGAGATCAGTGAGGAGTGGGAAGGTTTCCAGGAGGCCATGGAAGTGATGCAGATGGTTTTCCCTTCCATTGAAGGGAATTGGTTCGGCCGGGTCATGATTCCGGCCTTCAAACGCAACGAGACCGTCCTGTGGCGATCCCGGCCTTGCGGAAGCGACCATGATCCGACGGAAGGCCACTAATAACGATGATTTACACTAATTGAGGGAAACGTGACCGGCTTTGAGACGGTCCCCCAATCTAATACAGTTTTTGTCATTCGTTGATCCGATTAGTGTGGATTAGTGCAATTAGTGGTTCGAAATCCGCGATTACCGAGGCCAATGATGATCGAACTCACTTGCGGGAATGTTTCTTTCGGTTGCAGTGCCTGGGGAGCCATGCTCAAGATGATGACGGTGCTGGTGGTTTCCGGCGTCCTGACGGCTTTCGCGCCGGCCGGCCCGCCGGAGCCCGCGGCGCTTCCGACCCCGCCGGGGGGCGGGAGCCTGGTTCGTTACGCCGCGTTCCCCTCGGCCTTCGTCGCGGCGCGCAACGTGGACGTCTGGCTGCCGCCGGGCTACGACCCGAAGGGCGCAGACCGTTACCCCGTCCTCTACCTGCACGACGGGCAGAACCTCTTCGACCCGAAGACCTCCTACACCGGCGTCCCCTGGGGAGTGGACGAGGCGTTGGCCCGCCTGGCCCGGGAGGGGGCGGCCCGGCCGGCCATCGTGGTGGGGGTCTGGAACACGGCGCGGCGGGTCGCGGAGTACATGCCGCAGAAGGCCGCCGCGGTCCGCAACACCGGGCAGTTGACCGGAATCCCGCGACCGACGGCCGACGACCTCGCGTCGGACGCCTACCTCAAGTTCCTCGTCTCCGAGCTGAAGCCGTTCATCGATGGCCACTACCGCACCCGGCCGGGACCCGCGGACACCCTGATTATGGGTTCCAGCATGGGCGGGCTCATCTCCGTCTACGCCCTGTGCGAGTACCCCGGCGTCTTCGGCGCGGCGGGGTGCCTCTCCACCCACTGGCCCGCCGGCGACGGCGTCGTCATCGAGTGGTTGAAGACCCACCTACCGGACCCCGGCACCCACCGGGTCTACTTCGACTACGGCACCGCCACCCTGGACGCCTCTTACGAACCCTACCAGCAGCGGATGGACGAGGTGATGAGAATGGCCGGCTACACCGAGGGGAAGAACTGGGTCACGCGCAAGTTCCCCGGGGCCGAGCACAACGAGAAGGCGTGGCGGGCACGGCTGGACGTCCCCCTGCGGTTCCTGCTCGGAGCGGGGGGCGGGGTGCGATGATCCGCACGCTCCAGTGCCCCTCCTGCGGCGGGCCGCTGAAGTGGGAGGCCGGGATGGGCCCCACGGTCACCTGCGAGTTCTGCCACAACACCCTCGTGGTCTCGGAGGCGATCCCGAACCGGGAGGCTGCCGCGGCCCCGGGGGGCGGCGGCGGGGTCCCTCCGGACGTGGCGGACCTGGTCGGGCGGGGCCGGAAGATCGAGGCGATCAAGCGGATCCGGCAGCTCTACGGCCTGGGCCTCAAGGAAGCCGTGACAATCCACGACGCGCTGGCGGCAGGCCAGCCGGTCGCCCTGCCGCCCCGGCTGCCCGGGGAGGGCGGCGCCCCGGCCAAACCGGCTCCCCTCCCCCCGGACGACCCGGAGATCCTGGCCCTGCTGCGACAGGGGGAGAAGATCGAGGCCGTCCGGCGCTACCGGGAGCGGACCGGCCTGGGGCTGAAGGAAAGCAAGGAAGCCGTGGAGGCCGCGGAGGCGAAGCTGGGCCTCGCCCGACCCCGCCGTTCGGGCGGGGTCGGCTGCCTGATGCCGGCGGTGGCCGGGGTGGGGGTGATCGTCTCGATCGGTTTCTTCCTCTGGGGGCGATAGCACGCACCGGCACCCCATGCGATCCGGCATGCCGGCCAGAAATCAGAGCTGCGCGCGTCAGCAAGCGGAAAAAAACTGACAGACTTACCACTCCCTACACGGTCGCGGCTCCGATAGGGTGTCCGGAGAGAGGTCAGGCATGGGGCGGAGCATCACCTCGCTTCAAAAACGCAGTCTGTTGTTCGGGGGAGCCTTGGTGATCCTCTCGGTCCTGATCTCCCTTTACCCGGTGGGCACCCGTCTGCTCCGGCTGGCACTGCTCGGTTGCCTGGCGGGGGTCTGGGCCTCGGTGCTGGTCCTGCTGTGGCCTCGACGTCACAGCCGGTTGGGCTTTCTTCTCCTGACGGGGGCGGCCGGGATCTTCCTGTCTCTTCCCGGGCCGGCGGTCGATTCGGATCTATTTACCCATGAATACGTTCGCTTTCTGCGGTCGTTCGAGGGGACACCCTACGTCTGGGGAGGGGAGAACGGCCTCGGTGTCGACTGCTCCGGACTGGTCAGGATCGGGCTGGCTCGGGCATGCGGCCGGCTCGGGTTTTCCTCGTTCAATCCCCGCCTGCTCCGTGCCGCCTTCCAGCTTTGGTGGGATGACTGTACTGCCCGCGAACTCGGGACCGGTGCGGGGGGGCGAACCGTCCCCCTGTACATGGCGCCTTCCCTCAATGCGCTCACCCTGGGTGATCTGCGTCCCGGCGACCTCGCCGTCACCACCGACGGCATCCATGTGCTGGCCTACCTGGGAAATCGTCGTTGGATCGCCGCGGACCCCGACAGGGGAGAGGTCGTGGTGGAGTCGATCCCCTCGAAGAACTCATGGTTCAGCCGGCCGGTCCGGGTCGTGCGGTGGCGGTTGCTGGCCGCCTTGTGACCTGGCGCCCCGGAGGCGGCGCTCACAATGTCGAAACCGGAAAGGGAACTACGAAAACCACGGACTACACGAACGATGAATCCAGGATTCGGGAGGTAGGAGTCAGGAGGGGGAGACAGCCGTCAGGAGGCCGTCGTCGGGAGACCGGAGAACGGAGGTGGCGCTGGGCCGCTTGACCGGAATCCGCGACGCCGCTTCTCCGTGCCTCTGTGCCTCCGTGAGAGCGATAGTCCGGAAGGCCTATCCCGGCGGCGCGGCGACTCCGTGCATCCGGCTTCTTTGGCGGGCCGGGGAAATGTCCGAGGAGACGGGGCCGCCGGACGGGTTTTCCCGCCACCCGGAGTCGATCGCCTCCGCGCCCTCACCCCGTCAGGGGTGAAATATTTGTAGTAAAAGAGGTTATTGTTCATTTTTCCCCGCGCGCCGCCGGGGGTGAACCGGGCTCCGGAGCACCCTCCCAGCCGGCGGCGCGCGGGGGAGGAGAATCTTTATAACTGCCTTTTCTACAAATATTTCACCCCTGGCGGGGTGAGGACGCAGCGGGTACGATTCAAACAAAGCGAGGACACGGCGGGTACGATCCCTGCGGGGTGAGGGCGAGGTGGGCCTGTCCCCGGCGGGGTGAAGGCGTGGGGGGGGCACGATCCACGCGGGGCAAGGGCACGACCTCGGCGGGGCGAGGCAACGGCGTACACGGCCCTGGCGCGGTGAAAACACGAAAGGCCACGATCCGCACGGGGCAAAGAGGTGACGAGAACGATCCGCACAGGGCAAAAGGGTGGTGGGCACGGATCAGGTTCAGGACAACCTCCCGTGATTCAGGGCCAGGACACCCACCCGTTGCCGAGGTGGGCGTTCCGTGCTCCTGAAGGCCTCTCAGAGGCGCTGAGGGGCGGAGACGTCCCGGAAGATGCCTGGACCGATCCAGGCGCTTTCGCGGCTGGGTTTTACCAACGTGTTATCGATCCTGGTTGCCATCCGAGGCCACGGTTACCGGGCGACGTTCCGGGAAGAGCGTCGGTCCTTTTGGTCCTTTTGGTCCTTTAGGTCCTTTCGTCCTTTGAATGCTTTCGCCCTTTGACACCCGGGCCGACGATCCCGGCCCGGGGAGAGCCGGGCTTACTTCAGCGCGTACCAGGGTTTGGGGAACCACGCCCAGTGGCCGTTGACGTGAACCAGGCCGTCGAAGGCCATTCCCAGGGTCTCGCCCGGCTTGCAGAACTTCCAGCGGTACCAGGTGACGCCGGGTTTCAGCTTCATGGCGACATCCTTGTACCCCCCCGGGAAGTGCCCCGAATCGCCCGTCCCGGCCCGGAGTTCCTCCGTGGTCGCCTTCCACATCAGCAAC
It includes:
- a CDS encoding alpha/beta hydrolase — its product is MLKMMTVLVVSGVLTAFAPAGPPEPAALPTPPGGGSLVRYAAFPSAFVAARNVDVWLPPGYDPKGADRYPVLYLHDGQNLFDPKTSYTGVPWGVDEALARLAREGAARPAIVVGVWNTARRVAEYMPQKAAAVRNTGQLTGIPRPTADDLASDAYLKFLVSELKPFIDGHYRTRPGPADTLIMGSSMGGLISVYALCEYPGVFGAAGCLSTHWPAGDGVVIEWLKTHLPDPGTHRVYFDYGTATLDASYEPYQQRMDEVMRMAGYTEGKNWVTRKFPGAEHNEKAWRARLDVPLRFLLGAGGGVR
- a CDS encoding C40 family peptidase; this encodes MILSVLISLYPVGTRLLRLALLGCLAGVWASVLVLLWPRRHSRLGFLLLTGAAGIFLSLPGPAVDSDLFTHEYVRFLRSFEGTPYVWGGENGLGVDCSGLVRIGLARACGRLGFSSFNPRLLRAAFQLWWDDCTARELGTGAGGRTVPLYMAPSLNALTLGDLRPGDLAVTTDGIHVLAYLGNRRWIAADPDRGEVVVESIPSKNSWFSRPVRVVRWRLLAAL